A DNA window from Brassica napus cultivar Da-Ae chromosome C1, Da-Ae, whole genome shotgun sequence contains the following coding sequences:
- the BNAC01G17750D gene encoding uncharacterized protein BNAC01G17750D: MENDIGKKGSPSMSRNSSIGYYYQRRSEGVPFKWEMQPGTPINTQTTEMIPPLSPPPAMLSLGFPKPSISVEESNHSVFPAKLKLRKWKYIRCRKYFSRLANKMVLPSIRLYPEKR, encoded by the coding sequence ATGGAGAATGATATAGGCAAGAAAGGATCGCCATCAATGTCGAGAAACTCATCGATCGGATACTACTATCAGCGGAGGTCGGAGGGTGTACCGTTCAAGTGGGAAATGCAGCCAGGGACTCCAATTAATACTCAGACCACGGAGATGATTCCTCCTCTCAGTCCTCCCCCGGCGATGCTCAGCCTCGGCTTCCCAAAGCCATCCATCTCGGTCGAAGAGTCAAACCACTCTGTGTTTCCAGCGAAGCTTAAGTTGCGGAAATGGAAATATATTCGTTGCAGGAAATATTTCTCTAGATTGGCTAACAAAATGGTTTTGCCTTCGATTCGTTTGTACCCTGAGAAACGGTAG
- the LOC125580153 gene encoding uncharacterized protein LOC125580153, with translation MDIPELPRRLYTSGEEPEAHNSISYHTDNSKLHTALRKALTDDEFEELKESSLGVFIKFKEQGFGWASRLVHYMLSFKLDIKKKYEMWSLVGPEPLRFSLLEFENLTGLNCEYIEDLETPKCDVTPEMVSFWGMLGVHLEAGPTTDQIIAALQRCGDWSREDRKRLAYLSIFTGFIEGRKFSTATRSTLARLVMDLERFENYPWGRVAFKVLMDSLWNKEIAGCYTVDGFIQVLQVWTYTAMPELGASIGGPRADSPSPPILAYEGSRGRRSMKAAILSQTRVINFVEKDISEMWPKWDSEVEDLPAENIIKVMYERRPWKWTMDCWEVTGTKVNTKPKVVTPSKKAKEMVVLEEEEEEEEDNPRPRKKARKEAPKVASEEAREEARGATPQDKQPTPLAKETGGRNKQATPQDKQPTPLAKETGGRNKQATPHANETVVSNQPPPHQTKQQPPPPQKKQQQPPPPQKKQPPPQKKQPPQIKERWLPEDTATEANSVNKTSKEIVAVTSTDHQPSLASTDQQPSLASTEPSDPVSEPSLVVLDKRAKSKRAKKPAPTVRSPYTAEKKKDKVAAYNPFPPVNKDRLKELADWLKTDPHYLTKTEDKPRTSPTRWYHFLRTARGWLEDCHIDAWINVLRQRYQENPQAFRSERMCFLDHNFSQSWREQYHLFKTSEPDHKGLGRVLPGGASYFYDGSIPSFCQSNKKWGEDIDDIYAPVNLDDKHWVAIWISIPKRHIVVWDSIPSSSVPDAWDAIMEPFLQMVPYLLVECAATDEIRVKYGLEPYTYERPLKGVPTANNGDCGVYTVKYIECHALGVSFDPKDFARCNAKKMRDNMAVDIWKELVDQHLKENVDGDKFVGLYD, from the exons atggatattccagaactcccccgtaggttatacacatcaggggaagaaccagaagcccacaatagcatttcgtatcatacggataacagcaagttgcatactgctcttaggaaagctcttactgatgacgaatttgaagagctcaaggagtcgagtttgggagttttcatcaagttcaaggagcagggatttggttgggcttcaaggctggttcactacatgctcagtttcaagctggacattaagaagaagtatgagatgtggtctctcgttggtccagaacctttgaggttttcactgttagagtttgaaaacctcactggtctaaactgcgagtacatcgaggaccttgagacaccaaaatgtgacgttaccccagagatggtttctttctgggggatgctgggagttcatctggaagctggcccaactactgatcagataatagcagcactgcagagatgcggggattggtccagggaagatcgcaagcggctcgcgtacctctccatcttcactggattcattgaagggagaaagttttcaaccgctacacgatctactctggcaaggctagtgatggatttagaacggtttgagaattatccatgggggagagtcgcatttaaggtgctgatggactctttgtggaacaaagaaattgctggctgttacaccgtggatgggtttatacaagttcttcaggtctggacgtacacagctatgccggaattgggtgctagtattggtggtcccagagcagacagtccgtctccaccgatactggcttacgagggcagcagaggccgcagatcaatgaaagctgctatcttgagtcag acccgcgtgatcaactttgttgagaaggacattagtgaaatgtggccaaaatgggactctgaggttgaggacctgcccgcggagaacatcattaaagtcatgtatgagcggagaccgtggaagtggaccatggattgctgggaagtcactggtactaaggtcaatacaaaacctaaggttgtgactccatcaaagaaggccaaagagatggttgtgttggaggaggaggaggaggaggaggaagacaatccaagacctcggaagaaagctcgtaaagaggctcctaaagtggctagtgaagaggctagagaagaggctagaggg gctacccctcaagataaacagcctacccctcttgccaaagaaaccgggggtagaaacaaacaggctacccctcaagataaacaacctacccctcttgccaaagaaaccgggggtagaaacaaacaggctacccctcatgccaatgaaaccgtggttagtaaccagcctcctcctcatcaaaccaaacagcagcctcctcctcctcaaaagaaacagcagcagcctcctcctcctcaaaagaaacagcctcctcctcaaaagaaacagcctcctcaaatcaaagag agatggttgccggaggatacagcaaccgaggcgaactcggtaaataagacctccaaagagattgttgctgtcacttccaccgatcaccaaccgagcctcgcttccaccgatcaacaaccgagcctcgcttccaccgagccaagcgatccagtttcagaaccgagcctggttgtattggacaagcgtgcaaagagtaaacgagcgaagaaacctgctcccactgtgagatctccttatacggcagagaaaaaaaaagataaagtggcagcctataatccatttccgccagtaaacaaagatcggttgaaggaactcgctgattggttgaaaactgatcc tcattatttaactaagaccgaggacaaaccacgtacatcaccaacaaggtggtaccacttcctccggacagccagaggatggctggaagactgc catatagatgcttggattaatgtgctaaggcagaggtatcaggagaacccacaagctttcaggagcgagcgaatgtgcttcctggatcacaacttttcccagtcttggagagagcagtatcacctcttcaaaacatcggaacctgatcacaaaggtttaggaagagttctacctggtggggcgtcgtatttttatgacggatcaataccttcattttgccaatcaaacaagaagtggggggaggacattgatgatatctatgcgccagtgaacttggacgacaagcattgggttgctatttggatatcgatccctaagaggcacatagtcgtctgggacagcataccttcatctagtgtaccagacgcatgggatgcgataatggagccttttctccagatggtcccttatctgcttgttgagtgcgcagccaccgacgaaatacgggtcaaatacgggttggagccatacacatatgagagaccgctgaaaggtgtacccacggccaacaatggtgattgtggcgtgtacactgtaaagtacattgaatgtcatgctctcggtgtctcctttgaccctaaagactttgctaggtgcaacgcaaagaaaatgagggataatatggcggtggatatatggaaggagcttgttgatcagcatctaaaagaaaatgtggatggtgataagttcgtgggcttgtatgattag
- the LOC106346516 gene encoding oxysterol-binding protein-related protein 4B isoform X2 produces MAEEEETRKNLVIAKPFALEDDKDSEHAASNGIRRILSLFKNVRLGSDLTNFQLPPQLNQPRSQLQCYGEMIYSFCGQDLIGECSRRDLPIERLKSVVAWNISTLRPIVFGMSPYNPVLGETHHVSHGHINVLTEQVSHHPPVSALHATHENENIDVTWCQYFTPKFRGAYVDVEVKGKRTMKLLNRKETYEMDQPRLVVRFLPAPGAHWTGKIKIKCPETDLEAELHLISDSFIERFKGNNNRSIKGKISQTSSGDKLYDISGHWDRTISAKNLKTGEVEVIYNAKESISGLRPPTVKNLKEVMESESAMVWSEVSEKILNKDWERAREAKKAVEEKQRESLKRREASGESWVPKHFSVVRNGKDWDCSPLQPTVPRAPLVITEAQEENMN; encoded by the exons ATG gcagaagaagaagaaactagaAAGAACCTTGTGATAGCCAAACCTTTCGCGTTGGAAGATGATAAAGATTCCGAGCACGCAGCTTCCAATGGCATCCGTCGGATTCTTAGCCTCTTCAAGAACGTCCGCCTTGGATCTGATCTCACCAATTTTCag CTGCCACCTCAGCTGAACCAACCAAGATCACAGCTTCAATGTTACGGGGAGATGATCTACAGCTTTTGCGGTCAGGATCTCATAGGAGAATGCAGCCGTCGCGATCTTCCCATCGAACGGCTCAAATCGGTCGTGGCGTGGAACATCTCCACACTCCGTCCGATAGTCTTTGGCATGTCACCGTACAACCCCGTTCTTGGCGAGACTCACCACGTCTCCCACGGTCACATCAACGTCCTCACCGAACAA GTATCGCATCATCCTCCGGTGTCGGCACTTCATGCGACTCACGAGAATGAAAATATTGACGTGACATGGTGTCAATATTTCACTCCTAAGTTCCGTG GTGCTTACGTAGACGTTGAGGTAAAGGGCAAAAGGACAATGAAGCTTCTGAATAGGAAAGAGACTTACGAGATGGACCAACCAAGGCTTGTTGTGAGATTCTTACCTGCTCCTGGAGCTCACTGGACCGGGAAAATCAAGATAAAGTGTCCAGAGACTGATCTCGAAGCCGAACTACACTTGATATCTGATTCATTCATCGAAAGATTCAAAGGCAACAACAATAGATCAATCAAAGGAAAGATCTCTCAGACTTCCTCCGGAGATAAGCTCTATGACATCTCTGGCCATTGGGACAG AACAATATCGGCTAAAAACCTGAAGACCGGTGAGGTCGAAGTTATATACAATGCTAAGGAGAGTATCTCAGGACTCAGACCTCCAACTGTGAAGAACCTGAAAGAGGTAATGGAGAGCGAGTCTGCGATGGTGTGGAGTGAAGTAAGTGAGAAGATACTGAATAAAGACTGGGAACGAGCAAGAGAAGCGAAGAAAGCTGTGGaggagaaacagagagagtCTCTGAAGCGGAGAGAGGCTTCTGGTGAGTCTTGGGTTCCCAAGCATTTCTCAGTGGTTAGAAACGGTAAAGACTGGGACTGCTCACCGCTTCAGCCAACGGTTCCCCGAGCTCCACTTGTCATCACAGAAGCACAAGAAGAAAACATGAACTGA
- the LOC106346516 gene encoding oxysterol-binding protein-related protein 4B isoform X1: MSFSLAEEEETRKNLVIAKPFALEDDKDSEHAASNGIRRILSLFKNVRLGSDLTNFQLPPQLNQPRSQLQCYGEMIYSFCGQDLIGECSRRDLPIERLKSVVAWNISTLRPIVFGMSPYNPVLGETHHVSHGHINVLTEQVSHHPPVSALHATHENENIDVTWCQYFTPKFRGAYVDVEVKGKRTMKLLNRKETYEMDQPRLVVRFLPAPGAHWTGKIKIKCPETDLEAELHLISDSFIERFKGNNNRSIKGKISQTSSGDKLYDISGHWDRTISAKNLKTGEVEVIYNAKESISGLRPPTVKNLKEVMESESAMVWSEVSEKILNKDWERAREAKKAVEEKQRESLKRREASGESWVPKHFSVVRNGKDWDCSPLQPTVPRAPLVITEAQEENMN, from the exons atgtccTTTAGTCTG gcagaagaagaagaaactagaAAGAACCTTGTGATAGCCAAACCTTTCGCGTTGGAAGATGATAAAGATTCCGAGCACGCAGCTTCCAATGGCATCCGTCGGATTCTTAGCCTCTTCAAGAACGTCCGCCTTGGATCTGATCTCACCAATTTTCag CTGCCACCTCAGCTGAACCAACCAAGATCACAGCTTCAATGTTACGGGGAGATGATCTACAGCTTTTGCGGTCAGGATCTCATAGGAGAATGCAGCCGTCGCGATCTTCCCATCGAACGGCTCAAATCGGTCGTGGCGTGGAACATCTCCACACTCCGTCCGATAGTCTTTGGCATGTCACCGTACAACCCCGTTCTTGGCGAGACTCACCACGTCTCCCACGGTCACATCAACGTCCTCACCGAACAA GTATCGCATCATCCTCCGGTGTCGGCACTTCATGCGACTCACGAGAATGAAAATATTGACGTGACATGGTGTCAATATTTCACTCCTAAGTTCCGTG GTGCTTACGTAGACGTTGAGGTAAAGGGCAAAAGGACAATGAAGCTTCTGAATAGGAAAGAGACTTACGAGATGGACCAACCAAGGCTTGTTGTGAGATTCTTACCTGCTCCTGGAGCTCACTGGACCGGGAAAATCAAGATAAAGTGTCCAGAGACTGATCTCGAAGCCGAACTACACTTGATATCTGATTCATTCATCGAAAGATTCAAAGGCAACAACAATAGATCAATCAAAGGAAAGATCTCTCAGACTTCCTCCGGAGATAAGCTCTATGACATCTCTGGCCATTGGGACAG AACAATATCGGCTAAAAACCTGAAGACCGGTGAGGTCGAAGTTATATACAATGCTAAGGAGAGTATCTCAGGACTCAGACCTCCAACTGTGAAGAACCTGAAAGAGGTAATGGAGAGCGAGTCTGCGATGGTGTGGAGTGAAGTAAGTGAGAAGATACTGAATAAAGACTGGGAACGAGCAAGAGAAGCGAAGAAAGCTGTGGaggagaaacagagagagtCTCTGAAGCGGAGAGAGGCTTCTGGTGAGTCTTGGGTTCCCAAGCATTTCTCAGTGGTTAGAAACGGTAAAGACTGGGACTGCTCACCGCTTCAGCCAACGGTTCCCCGAGCTCCACTTGTCATCACAGAAGCACAAGAAGAAAACATGAACTGA
- the LOC106346516 gene encoding oxysterol-binding protein-related protein 4A isoform X3, producing the protein MIYSFCGQDLIGECSRRDLPIERLKSVVAWNISTLRPIVFGMSPYNPVLGETHHVSHGHINVLTEQVSHHPPVSALHATHENENIDVTWCQYFTPKFRGAYVDVEVKGKRTMKLLNRKETYEMDQPRLVVRFLPAPGAHWTGKIKIKCPETDLEAELHLISDSFIERFKGNNNRSIKGKISQTSSGDKLYDISGHWDRTISAKNLKTGEVEVIYNAKESISGLRPPTVKNLKEVMESESAMVWSEVSEKILNKDWERAREAKKAVEEKQRESLKRREASGESWVPKHFSVVRNGKDWDCSPLQPTVPRAPLVITEAQEENMN; encoded by the exons ATGATCTACAGCTTTTGCGGTCAGGATCTCATAGGAGAATGCAGCCGTCGCGATCTTCCCATCGAACGGCTCAAATCGGTCGTGGCGTGGAACATCTCCACACTCCGTCCGATAGTCTTTGGCATGTCACCGTACAACCCCGTTCTTGGCGAGACTCACCACGTCTCCCACGGTCACATCAACGTCCTCACCGAACAA GTATCGCATCATCCTCCGGTGTCGGCACTTCATGCGACTCACGAGAATGAAAATATTGACGTGACATGGTGTCAATATTTCACTCCTAAGTTCCGTG GTGCTTACGTAGACGTTGAGGTAAAGGGCAAAAGGACAATGAAGCTTCTGAATAGGAAAGAGACTTACGAGATGGACCAACCAAGGCTTGTTGTGAGATTCTTACCTGCTCCTGGAGCTCACTGGACCGGGAAAATCAAGATAAAGTGTCCAGAGACTGATCTCGAAGCCGAACTACACTTGATATCTGATTCATTCATCGAAAGATTCAAAGGCAACAACAATAGATCAATCAAAGGAAAGATCTCTCAGACTTCCTCCGGAGATAAGCTCTATGACATCTCTGGCCATTGGGACAG AACAATATCGGCTAAAAACCTGAAGACCGGTGAGGTCGAAGTTATATACAATGCTAAGGAGAGTATCTCAGGACTCAGACCTCCAACTGTGAAGAACCTGAAAGAGGTAATGGAGAGCGAGTCTGCGATGGTGTGGAGTGAAGTAAGTGAGAAGATACTGAATAAAGACTGGGAACGAGCAAGAGAAGCGAAGAAAGCTGTGGaggagaaacagagagagtCTCTGAAGCGGAGAGAGGCTTCTGGTGAGTCTTGGGTTCCCAAGCATTTCTCAGTGGTTAGAAACGGTAAAGACTGGGACTGCTCACCGCTTCAGCCAACGGTTCCCCGAGCTCCACTTGTCATCACAGAAGCACAAGAAGAAAACATGAACTGA